One stretch of Desulfomonile tiedjei DNA includes these proteins:
- a CDS encoding DUF3786 domain-containing protein, translating into MACAAPNPLHWEDLRSRSSEQILRHDGVKLSSQNHGYEVSFLNSVYLVDTVSERIAELAPNPDRELPEEFQILLIRYLVSNYGGPIDGKNASEKDFPGGVTFFQGPHALHTPPIAKIYGRDPEAFEKRCRELGATNVPYGDKAMRFLPFPQIPITYVLWKEDDEFPASASVLFDSSIIRWFQLDMIFTLVLVVTERIIEGQRKK; encoded by the coding sequence ATGGCTTGTGCAGCGCCTAATCCTTTGCACTGGGAAGATCTTCGGAGCCGTTCCAGTGAGCAAATCCTGCGACATGACGGCGTCAAGCTGTCATCTCAGAATCATGGCTACGAGGTCTCTTTTCTTAATTCGGTCTACCTGGTAGATACGGTTTCAGAACGTATAGCCGAACTTGCTCCGAATCCGGATCGAGAACTCCCCGAGGAATTCCAGATCCTCCTCATCAGATATCTCGTCTCCAACTACGGTGGCCCCATAGACGGCAAGAACGCCAGCGAAAAGGACTTCCCCGGCGGTGTGACCTTCTTTCAAGGGCCGCATGCTCTGCATACCCCTCCCATTGCAAAGATCTACGGCCGAGACCCCGAAGCATTCGAAAAGCGCTGCCGGGAACTAGGCGCCACGAATGTTCCGTACGGTGACAAGGCCATGCGATTCCTGCCCTTCCCTCAGATCCCGATCACTTACGTCCTGTGGAAAGAAGACGACGAATTCCCCGCATCCGCGTCCGTCCTCTTCGATAGCTCTATAATTCGATGGTTCCAACTGGATATGATCTTCACCCTCGTGCTGGTGGTCACGGAAAGAATCATCGAAGGTCAGAGGAAGAAGTGA
- a CDS encoding heavy-metal-associated domain-containing protein, which translates to MATEKEMKKIDMATLDTASRNVSLGKLRRAGMAVALVLVLAGGGYAAYRMVTGDVVASRFTVNNMNCPACVITVKEVTAKLPGVVEADVSLAAQDVTVKYREKQTGPDQIKDAIAKAGYPIKLDGIFKSGETGGADGVVATVNGKPLFAKDIKVPLAADKNETKDKDPASAFFSVVGKEILLQAADAKTVVIQPHEIETEVQTIFKGQGVSKDEFAAWMTTTYSSPEKYYQVVGQRLGIRKLMDENVLEGVKDPKAKSQKAVEWMTERFKEADVKVVDLAFREKLHAGAGQIEWKSFWPRMIGQATELKTLVAQ; encoded by the coding sequence ATGGCAACTGAAAAAGAAATGAAAAAGATAGATATGGCGACCCTTGACACTGCGAGCCGCAACGTTTCGCTCGGGAAGCTTCGTCGAGCAGGCATGGCCGTGGCGTTGGTCCTTGTCCTGGCAGGCGGAGGGTACGCAGCTTACAGAATGGTGACCGGCGATGTGGTTGCCTCCAGGTTCACAGTTAACAATATGAACTGTCCCGCGTGCGTCATTACGGTCAAAGAAGTTACGGCAAAGCTGCCGGGTGTAGTTGAGGCCGATGTCAGCCTGGCAGCGCAGGATGTGACGGTTAAATACCGAGAGAAACAAACCGGCCCGGATCAAATTAAAGACGCAATAGCTAAAGCCGGCTATCCCATCAAGTTGGACGGGATCTTCAAGTCCGGCGAAACAGGGGGCGCCGACGGTGTAGTGGCAACGGTCAACGGAAAGCCTCTGTTCGCAAAAGACATAAAAGTTCCGCTCGCGGCGGACAAGAACGAAACCAAAGACAAGGACCCTGCTTCGGCTTTCTTCTCTGTGGTGGGGAAGGAAATACTTCTCCAGGCCGCGGACGCGAAAACCGTGGTGATCCAACCTCACGAGATCGAAACCGAAGTCCAAACCATCTTTAAGGGCCAAGGAGTGTCCAAAGACGAATTTGCAGCCTGGATGACGACCACGTACAGCTCACCGGAGAAATATTACCAGGTCGTCGGCCAACGCCTCGGAATTCGTAAGCTTATGGACGAAAACGTGCTCGAAGGCGTTAAAGATCCTAAAGCAAAGAGCCAGAAAGCCGTTGAATGGATGACGGAACGTTTCAAAGAAGCGGACGTCAAGGTCGTGGATCTAGCCTTCCGAGAAAAACTGCATGCCGGCGCCGGCCAAATCGAGTGGAAGTCTTTTTGGCCTCGGATGATCGGACAGGCCACTGAGTTGAAGACCCTGGTCGCTCAGTAG